The genomic window CCACCAGCAGAAATTCAAGATGCTATGGAAAAACAAATGAAAGCTGAAAGAGAAAGAAGAGAATCAATATTAAAAGCAGAAGGGCAAAAAAAATCAGCTATTCTTGTGGCTGAGGGAGAAAAAGAAGCTGCTATATTAAGAGCTGAGGCTAAAAAAGAAGCTGAGATAAGAGAGGCTGAAGGAAGAGCTGAAGCTATATTAAAAATTCAAAATGCTCAAGCAGAGGGAATAAAACTTTTAAAAGAAGCTGGAGCAGATAAATCTGTACTTGCTCTAAAGAGTATGGAAACTTTTGTAAAAGTGGCTGATGGACAAGCTACAAAAATAATAATTCCTAGTGATTTACAAAATCTTACAACATTTAGTGAAATTTTTCATGAGGGAACAAAAAAATAGTTTTTTTAAGAGTTGGGTAACCAACTCTTTTTTTAAACTTTTTATAAAAAAATAAACTCTAAATAACGACTAAATTACAAAGGAGTATTACTATGAAGAAAAAATTATTATTTTATTTTTTATTTTCTACTTTAGCTTTAGCTAGTGTAGATGTAAAGACAATATCAAAAAATGAAGAAACAGAAAAATATAAATATGAATTTTCATATCCTGAATTTATTTTAAATGAAAAATCTTTATCAGTAAATAATGAGATTGAAAAAATTGTTAATGATAATATAAAAGGGTTTAGAAAAGAGGGAATGAATAATCCACATAAAAATAGACCTTATGAAGCTAAGATGATTTTTAAAGAGTTCAAAAATAATTTTGGGATAACATCTACTTTGGTAATGAATTATTTTTATACAGGAGGAGCTCATGGAACAACAGGACTTACTTCTTATAATATAAATTCAGAAACAGGAAAAAATCTAGCTTTTAATGATATTTTTTCTAAAGGAGCGAAAAAATATTTTGAGCAAGAGATAATTAAAAAAATAGAATCTGAGTTAAGAAAACCTTTAGAGAAAAGAGATGTTAATTATTTTGGTGAAAAAACAATGAGGGCTGTTGATTTGGATAATGCTGTTTTGTTTTTTAGAGGAAATGAATTTGTAATTAGATACCAACAATATGCCATAGCACCTTATTCAGAAGGTACACCAGAATTTACATTTACAAAAGAGCAAATAGAAAAATATTTAAAAATATAGTGGAG from Fusobacterium sp. FSA-380-WT-3A includes these protein-coding regions:
- a CDS encoding DUF3298 and DUF4163 domain-containing protein, whose amino-acid sequence is MKKKLLFYFLFSTLALASVDVKTISKNEETEKYKYEFSYPEFILNEKSLSVNNEIEKIVNDNIKGFRKEGMNNPHKNRPYEAKMIFKEFKNNFGITSTLVMNYFYTGGAHGTTGLTSYNINSETGKNLAFNDIFSKGAKKYFEQEIIKKIESELRKPLEKRDVNYFGEKTMRAVDLDNAVLFFRGNEFVIRYQQYAIAPYSEGTPEFTFTKEQIEKYLKI